The stretch of DNA GAGCAAGTGGAACAAAAAGCCAAGGAGCTGTCTATCGATCTTCATGGAGCAGCAATCATCGATCCCGATGCTTACGAGAAATTCGATGAGCTTGTGACAGCGTTCGTGGAACGCCGCAAAGGCAAAGCGACGGAAGAAGATGCAAAGAAATTACTAAAAGACGAAAACTACTTCGGTACGATGCTTGTTTATACAGGCGAAGCCGATGGGCTTGTGAGCGGAGCGGCACACTCCACTGCTGATACAGTGCGTCCAGCATTGCAAATCATCAAAACGAAGCCAGGATACAAAAAGACTTCTGGTGCATTCGTAATGGTAAGGGAAGATGAGCGTTATGTTTTCGGTGACTGTGCCATCAACATCGCACCTGACAGCCAGGATCTTGCAGAAATTGCTGTAGCAAGTGCTGAAACAGCAGCTATGTTCGGAATTGATCCGAAAGTTGCTTTGCTGAGCTTCTCGACTAAAGGCTCCGCTAAATCTCCCGAAACAGAGAAAGTAGCAGATGCATTGACGATTGCGAAAGAGAAAAACCCTGATCTTGTCATAGATGGCGAATTCCAATTCGATGCGGCCTTCGTTCCGTCCGTAGCTGCGAAAAAAGCTCCGGATGCTGTGCTGAAAGGTGACGCGAATGTATTCGTATTCCCAAGTCTTGAAGCAGGTAACATCGGTTACAAAATTGCACAGCGTCTTGGTAACTTCGATGCTGTGGGTCCGATCCTGCAAGGGCTGAATGCACCAGTGAATGACCTATCCCGTGGCTGTAATGCAGATGATGTGTACAAACTTACATTGATTACAGCTGCCCAGTCCGTAGAATAAGCATGACCCAGGAGACGTCTTTCTAAAAAAGGCGTCTTTTTCTTTGTTTGTTTTGTCTTTGCTGTCCAACTATAGTAGAATTGCCTTGTTTATATGCAAAAGGAGTGAGTATTGTTGGGCAAGGATATCCGCTATTCATCCGAAGTAACAGATCAGTTTGTGAAGCATGCCATCGATTACGTAGGAGCTGGAGTGGTAATCACAGACCCCTCACTTCCTGATAATCCGATCATTTATACGAACAAAGGATTCGAAGAACTCACCGGTTATCCCTCTGAAGACATAATCGGCCAAAATTGCCGATTCCTTCAAGGGGAAGATTCGGATAAGGAGGATGTCACCATCGTCCGGAACGCGGTTGAAAATGAAGAAACCGTCGTGGTTGAGTTGAAGAATTACCGGAAGGACGGAGAAATGTTCTGGAATGAGCTCGCTATTTATCCGATTTTTCTGGAAAGTGAGCAGAAGACATTTTTCGTCGGCGTCCAAAAAGATGTGACAGATCGGAAGAAAAATGAAGAACTGGTATCACATTATCTGGAAGAGGTATCCCGCTTATCCACACCTATTGTCCCCATCACGGATACGACCTCCATTCTGCCGCTGATTGGAGATGTCGATGATCACAGGCTGAATCAGATATTGGAACGAGTAGGCGAGCATGTCCAGCAGTCGGGAGAGCAGAATTTCCTTCTGGATCTGCAAGGCATCAGCCGCTTCCATAGCGCTGTCCATCATGGTGTGCTGCAGCTTCATCAGCTGCTGGATATGATGGGCACACGCTTGATCATTACAGGCTTCCATCCGAAGATGGCGATGGAAAGTGTGCGACAGGCAGATTTCAGTGATCAAAGCATCAAGTTCTTTTCGACCGTGAAACAGGCACTATCCTTTTTAGAGAGAGAAAACCGCTGAGCCGATAACCGGTCAGCGGTTTTTCATTGGAATTTTTCATTGCGCGTGCGCATCAGTTTCATCCGATCCTGCTGCAGTCCGATTTCCCGCTCTGTCATTTCGCTGGCAGGAATGATCTGCGTGATGGAAGCGAGTCCATCGGCGATTCGCTTGCAAACCTGCTCGCTTGTAAGCGGGATATGGAGTAATTCTTCCAATGATGCCATCGTTTCCGGCACTACTTCAGGAAATGAAAACCGGGTTTTTGCATCCTTTTTTGCCTTTTCATAAAAGCCGCGGACGATTTCAGCACGTGCGGCACCACTTCCATCGACGCATAAGTAAATTTGTACAGCAGAACCATCTTTGACACGGCGCTGGGAAATGCCGGCGAATTTCCGGCCATCTATGCTCAAATCATAAGTTCCGGGACAATAAGAACCTACGACCTCGAAGGCTTCGATTTTGTCTGTAAGATCACGGAATATATATTGGATGAAGGAAACCATTGCTTGATAACCATCATGGATTCCTATATGTTTGGCATCTGGAAAGATGAAGGACAGATTGACAACGCCCTGATCAAGCAAAACAGCGAGACCGCCAGAGTTCCGTACAACGGCTTTGTAGCCTTGTTCCCGTAAATAAGCCACTCCCTCTTCTATATAAGGGAGACGGGAATCCGGAATGCCAAGCATAATCGTGCGATCATGGATCCAAAGCCTTGCGGTTGGCGGCGCCAGATTCTCCCCGACAGAAATAGCCAGTGCATCATCAATTGCGAAGGAGGCCATGGCCTGCTCCGGCCCATCCTCACCGGAATGATCGATGATGCGGAATTCAGGTGCTCCGAGTAATGTATGCAACACGTAAAACGCGCTCCTTTTCAGCAATATGGCATAAAAACGCCAATACATAGTATAGCAAAAACAGGGTAGACAAGAAACGAGTAAAAATTACAATTGGTTATTTACGGGGGACCCGATATTTTATAAACTGAATCTATTGGACATAAAGTCGAGACAGATTGACATAAAGTGAGGCAGAGGAAATGGCATATCGAGACGAAAAGCTAGATGAAGAAAAAGTTTTCAAAGATCCTGTGCATCGCTATGTGCATGTCCGCGACCGGGTGATATGGGATTTGATAGCGACGCCTGAATTTCAGCGGCTTCGCAGGATCAAGCAGCTTGGGACCTCTTATATGACGTTTCATGGCGCCGAACACAGCCGTTTTAATCATTCTTTGGGCGTATATGAGATCGTCAGGCGGATCGTGAATAATTTTGAGAATCGGAAGAACTGGAAAAAGGAGCAGCGGCTGCTGCTGCTCTGTGCCGCCTTGCTTCACGATCTCGGGCATGGACCATATTCCCATTCCTTCGAGAAGGTTTTCGGATTGGATCATGAGGAGTTCACCCGCAAGATCATTCTTGGTGATACTGGTGTCAACCACGTGCTGCGAAAAGTGAGCACGAACTTCCCGAAAAAAGTAGCCGAGGTGATCAATAAGACATATGGCGACAAATTGATCGTCAGTATCATCTCCAGCCAAATCGATGCGGACAGGATGGACTATCTGCAGCGCGATGCCTATTTCACTGGTGTCAGCTATGGTCATTTCGATATGGAGCGTATACTCCGGGTGATGCGGCCGCGTGAGGATCAAGTCGTCATCAAGGAATCCGGCATGCACGCGGTGGAGGATTATATCATGAGCCGTTATCAGATGTATTGGCAAGTTTACTTCCACCCAGTGACACGAAGTGCGGAGGTCATCCTGACAAAAATCCTGCACCGGGCAAAGGCACTATATCAGAGCGATTATACTTTCAAGCTGCGCCCGCAGCATTTCATTTCTTTGTTTGATGGGAACGTCACACTGGAGGATTACATACGGCTCGATGAGAATGTTACGTCTTTCTATTTTCAGGCATGGCTTGAAGAAGACGATGATATACTCCGGGACTTATGTGAAAGATTCCTGAATCGCAGGCTCTTCAAGTATATCGAGTTCAATCCTCTCCTGCATGTGAAAGAGATGGTGGAGCTGTCCAAGCTCTTCAGTGAAGTCGGCATCGATCCCGAATATTATCTCATTGATGATTCTTCATCGGATCTGCCATATGATTTCTACCGTCCGGGCGAGGAAGAGGAGCGGCTTCCTATTCACTTGCAGCTGCCAAATGGGAAACTGAAGGAATTATCACGTCAATCGGATATTGTTGAAGCGATTTCGGGTAAGAAACGAACAGACCATAAACTATACTTCCCGCAGGATATCTTGGAAGCCCTGCCGGATGACAGCAAACAGAAACAGCGGATCTATGAGATTTTATTTCAATGAGGAGGAGCAGCTATGCTAGCCAACCACGCAAATCTACTGCAATTCTTTTCTTCCGTGGAAGAAGTGGTAGGAAGAAAAAAATTACAGAAGATGATTTACATACTGAAGAAAAATGGGATTCCGTTCGGTGAAAAATATGAATTCCATTTATTCGGTCCCTATTCAGAGGAATTATCCCTGCGTGTGGATGAATTGAGCAACCTTGGTCTGATCAGCGAGACGAAAGAAGATAAAAGCAGCTATATCCAATACCGTTACACCATTACGGAAGAAGGGCAGCAATTCCTTACACATTATGAAAATCAATTCCCGGACTATCAGGAGGCTGTGCGGCTGCTGAAGGATAAAAGCTCCCGATTCCTTGAATTGGTTTCCACGATGCTTTATTTCGAGGAGCTGCCGCAGGAGGAAGTGGAAGAAAAGGTACGGACTGTGAAGAAAAAACAAAATTATACGGATGAAGAGATGGATGAAGCTTGGGAATTCATCGCTTCATTGAGAAAGCTGCAAGCATGAGAAAAGCGGGGGATCCAAAGTGATCCGTCGTTTTTTTAATGATAGCAGCCGTGGTACGATCAGCTGCGGACGCAGTGCCATCCAATGCCTTTCGCTTCCATGATAAAACAATAGAATTGAAGTGATATTCCGGCACATGCTACTATAGAGACAAAAGTCGAGGGAGCGGTTAAGGTGGAAAAGAAAAAGAATAATGCTTTCACGATCATG from Terribacillus sp. FSL K6-0262 encodes:
- the pta gene encoding phosphate acetyltransferase, whose product is MSDLFQTLREKVTGQNKRIVLPEGSDERILEAAGKLAEEGIIAPILIGNKEQVEQKAKELSIDLHGAAIIDPDAYEKFDELVTAFVERRKGKATEEDAKKLLKDENYFGTMLVYTGEADGLVSGAAHSTADTVRPALQIIKTKPGYKKTSGAFVMVREDERYVFGDCAINIAPDSQDLAEIAVASAETAAMFGIDPKVALLSFSTKGSAKSPETEKVADALTIAKEKNPDLVIDGEFQFDAAFVPSVAAKKAPDAVLKGDANVFVFPSLEAGNIGYKIAQRLGNFDAVGPILQGLNAPVNDLSRGCNADDVYKLTLITAAQSVE
- a CDS encoding PAS domain-containing protein encodes the protein MGKDIRYSSEVTDQFVKHAIDYVGAGVVITDPSLPDNPIIYTNKGFEELTGYPSEDIIGQNCRFLQGEDSDKEDVTIVRNAVENEETVVVELKNYRKDGEMFWNELAIYPIFLESEQKTFFVGVQKDVTDRKKNEELVSHYLEEVSRLSTPIVPITDTTSILPLIGDVDDHRLNQILERVGEHVQQSGEQNFLLDLQGISRFHSAVHHGVLQLHQLLDMMGTRLIITGFHPKMAMESVRQADFSDQSIKFFSTVKQALSFLERENR
- a CDS encoding lipoate--protein ligase family protein, which encodes MLHTLLGAPEFRIIDHSGEDGPEQAMASFAIDDALAISVGENLAPPTARLWIHDRTIMLGIPDSRLPYIEEGVAYLREQGYKAVVRNSGGLAVLLDQGVVNLSFIFPDAKHIGIHDGYQAMVSFIQYIFRDLTDKIEAFEVVGSYCPGTYDLSIDGRKFAGISQRRVKDGSAVQIYLCVDGSGAARAEIVRGFYEKAKKDAKTRFSFPEVVPETMASLEELLHIPLTSEQVCKRIADGLASITQIIPASEMTEREIGLQQDRMKLMRTRNEKFQ
- a CDS encoding HD domain-containing protein, encoding MAYRDEKLDEEKVFKDPVHRYVHVRDRVIWDLIATPEFQRLRRIKQLGTSYMTFHGAEHSRFNHSLGVYEIVRRIVNNFENRKNWKKEQRLLLLCAALLHDLGHGPYSHSFEKVFGLDHEEFTRKIILGDTGVNHVLRKVSTNFPKKVAEVINKTYGDKLIVSIISSQIDADRMDYLQRDAYFTGVSYGHFDMERILRVMRPREDQVVIKESGMHAVEDYIMSRYQMYWQVYFHPVTRSAEVILTKILHRAKALYQSDYTFKLRPQHFISLFDGNVTLEDYIRLDENVTSFYFQAWLEEDDDILRDLCERFLNRRLFKYIEFNPLLHVKEMVELSKLFSEVGIDPEYYLIDDSSSDLPYDFYRPGEEEERLPIHLQLPNGKLKELSRQSDIVEAISGKKRTDHKLYFPQDILEALPDDSKQKQRIYEILFQ
- a CDS encoding YwgA family protein, whose protein sequence is MLANHANLLQFFSSVEEVVGRKKLQKMIYILKKNGIPFGEKYEFHLFGPYSEELSLRVDELSNLGLISETKEDKSSYIQYRYTITEEGQQFLTHYENQFPDYQEAVRLLKDKSSRFLELVSTMLYFEELPQEEVEEKVRTVKKKQNYTDEEMDEAWEFIASLRKLQA